The following proteins are encoded in a genomic region of Bernardetia sp. MNP-M8:
- a CDS encoding SDR family NAD(P)-dependent oxidoreductase: protein MKTLYFITGTSSGIGNALTNHILSTEQDILVEGISRTQTIHHGNYKHHTFDLSKIDELIGFFGKLDLEKRIKSKIEKVVLINNAGTLGQVGHVGKIPSQDIVKTMNINTIAPFVLMNEFLHTFDNQTFGNIEKVIINISSGAGKRPIDGWSVYCASKAGLNLFAEVVKEEEKILNQNTQIFNISVGVVDTNMQGEIRKTTQNEFSSVEYFKELKDNNQLASPEFVAEKIYSIIEKPQNFEDIWQKLQ, encoded by the coding sequence ATGAAAACGCTTTATTTTATCACAGGTACAAGCAGTGGCATTGGCAACGCACTTACAAATCATATTTTATCAACTGAACAAGATATTTTGGTAGAAGGAATTTCTCGTACTCAAACTATTCATCATGGCAACTACAAACACCATACTTTTGATTTATCAAAAATAGATGAATTAATTGGCTTCTTTGGAAAGTTAGATTTAGAAAAAAGAATAAAAAGTAAAATTGAGAAAGTTGTTTTGATAAATAATGCAGGAACTTTAGGACAAGTAGGTCATGTAGGCAAAATTCCTAGTCAAGATATTGTCAAGACGATGAATATCAATACAATTGCTCCCTTCGTTTTGATGAATGAGTTTTTGCATACATTTGATAATCAAACTTTTGGAAATATAGAAAAAGTAATAATTAATATTTCTTCTGGTGCTGGAAAGCGTCCGATTGATGGGTGGTCTGTCTATTGTGCGTCTAAAGCTGGTCTGAATCTTTTCGCAGAAGTAGTTAAGGAAGAAGAGAAAATATTGAATCAAAATACGCAAATCTTTAATATTTCGGTAGGTGTTGTTGATACAAACATGCAAGGAGAGATTAGAAAGACGACTCAAAATGAATTTTCAAGTGTAGAATACTTCAAAGAATTAAAGGATAATAATCAACTTGCAAGTCCTGAATTTGTAGCTGAAAAAATTTATTCTATTATAGAAAAACCACAAAACTTTGAGGATATTTGGCAGAAATTGCAGTAA
- a CDS encoding alpha/beta hydrolase-fold protein has translation MSLFFFLPQFTNAQSNKNIQFLSKAGVLDSLYSKTLKEYRQFYVQLPQGYDATKNDKYPVAFILDGEVFLPTVHNVQNFYSGGFTPEMVLIGISNADNRMRDLTTSKIKEMNGMPFNQENGEAANFSNFIEKELIPFIENKYPVTNFRTLIGHSYGGLFTLHTFLHKPNLFSNYIAIDPSVDWDNQKLLTKAKEKLASNDYKEKSLFMSLGGQLHWQKPEITIDNVMKDTSDFTLFGRSNIMFSDMIKQNKVDGLAFEWKFYPRDLHGTIPFPSIMDGLISVFQWYQMENTQKFNLPTTSTEELSKIIKYRAEKLEKYFGYSVPPYPEFLLNMSGYMSMDMEQMKRAKMFFEFAIEYYPKNANAYDSMADYYERNGDNTTAIKFIEKALEINDDEYYKKRMEELKKK, from the coding sequence ATGAGTTTGTTTTTTTTCTTACCACAATTTACAAATGCTCAAAGCAATAAAAACATTCAATTTTTATCAAAAGCGGGCGTTTTAGATAGTTTATATTCCAAAACTCTAAAAGAATATAGGCAGTTTTATGTGCAACTTCCTCAGGGGTATGATGCTACTAAAAATGACAAATATCCCGTTGCTTTTATTTTAGATGGAGAAGTATTTTTGCCTACTGTTCATAATGTGCAAAATTTTTATAGTGGTGGGTTTACACCTGAAATGGTTCTGATTGGCATTTCAAATGCTGATAACAGAATGAGAGATTTGACAACTTCCAAAATAAAAGAGATGAATGGAATGCCATTTAATCAAGAAAACGGAGAAGCAGCTAATTTTAGTAATTTTATAGAAAAAGAACTAATTCCATTCATAGAAAATAAATATCCTGTAACTAATTTCAGGACATTAATTGGTCATTCCTATGGTGGTTTGTTTACACTTCATACATTTCTCCATAAGCCAAATTTATTTTCTAATTATATTGCCATAGACCCAAGTGTGGATTGGGATAATCAAAAGTTATTAACTAAAGCTAAAGAAAAACTGGCAAGTAATGATTATAAAGAAAAGTCTTTATTTATGTCTTTAGGTGGACAATTACACTGGCAGAAACCAGAAATAACTATTGATAATGTGATGAAAGATACATCAGATTTTACTTTGTTTGGAAGGTCTAATATTATGTTTTCAGATATGATAAAACAAAATAAGGTAGATGGGTTAGCTTTTGAATGGAAATTTTATCCTAGAGATTTGCACGGTACAATTCCTTTTCCTTCTATAATGGATGGATTAATTTCTGTTTTTCAATGGTATCAAATGGAAAACACTCAAAAATTTAACCTGCCAACAACTTCAACAGAAGAGTTATCCAAAATAATAAAATATCGTGCAGAGAAGCTAGAAAAGTATTTTGGATATTCAGTTCCACCCTATCCTGAATTTCTTTTAAATATGTCTGGTTATATGAGTATGGATATGGAGCAAATGAAAAGAGCTAAAATGTTCTTTGAGTTTGCTATTGAATATTATCCAAAAAATGCCAATGCTTATGATTCTATGGCTGATTATTACGAAAGAAATGGTGATAATACTACTGCTATAAAATTTATTGAGAAGGCTCTTGAAATAAATGATGATGAGTATTACAAAAAAAGAATGGAAGAACTAAAGAAAAAATAG
- a CDS encoding M61 family peptidase, translated as MLDYKISYTQAHHHFINIELTINHVDDIMEKELSLQLPAWRPGRYTLQNFAKNIAQFNVFDENDKPLEFSKATKDNWRVKTDGAKTVKVHYTYYANQMDAGGCYVDEKQIYLNFICCCLEVKNRPDSMYRMHVEMPSRYKIACALEQKIEKTQDKDKSFLIAENFFHLIDSPLIASDTLQHKSYKVANSEANFHIWIQGDWNINFEKAVDEFQKFTQDQIALFKDFPSTDYHFMFQILPYPKYHGVEHCHSTVITLGADYDMDGVVRYNDFLGISSHELFHFWNIMRIRPKELMPYDLSKETYFKTGFVAEGLTTYYGDYILCRSGVWSQEYYLKDFETLLKRHFHNNGRLNLSVADSSYDLWLDGYELGIPNRKSSIYVEGAMAAFILDMKIRKSSNNEKSLDNVMVKMWEDFGKKEIGYSLEDYHNVVDEVAGEHIKDYFEKCIYSPNALNTYLKEAFDYIGIEKEFIHNDNEIERRLGLKTVFQTNGVNNGYFVVGFSPTSEVAKFLTVNDEIVAIDSYKLDAINPNTILKKAVKEGKSEIEISFFRDNQLHTIKTKYDENQYPNIKLTVKEDASEEQKENLKKWLMPLV; from the coding sequence ATGTTAGATTATAAAATTTCATACACACAAGCGCATCATCATTTTATCAATATTGAACTTACCATAAATCACGTAGATGATATTATGGAAAAAGAACTTTCACTTCAACTTCCTGCGTGGCGACCGGGGCGTTATACACTTCAAAATTTTGCCAAAAATATAGCTCAATTTAATGTTTTTGATGAAAACGACAAGCCCTTAGAATTCTCAAAAGCTACAAAAGATAATTGGAGAGTAAAAACAGATGGCGCAAAGACAGTAAAAGTTCATTATACCTACTATGCCAATCAAATGGATGCAGGAGGTTGTTATGTAGACGAAAAACAAATTTATTTGAATTTCATTTGTTGTTGTTTAGAAGTCAAAAATCGCCCAGATTCTATGTACAGAATGCATGTAGAAATGCCTTCTCGCTATAAAATTGCCTGTGCATTAGAACAAAAAATTGAAAAAACACAAGACAAGGACAAGAGTTTTCTGATTGCTGAAAACTTCTTTCATCTTATAGATTCGCCTTTAATTGCCTCTGACACATTACAACATAAAAGTTATAAAGTAGCCAATTCGGAAGCAAATTTTCATATTTGGATTCAAGGAGATTGGAACATTAATTTTGAAAAAGCAGTAGATGAATTTCAAAAATTTACGCAAGACCAAATAGCTCTTTTCAAAGATTTCCCAAGTACAGATTATCATTTTATGTTCCAGATTTTGCCATACCCAAAGTATCATGGTGTAGAACATTGCCATTCTACTGTCATTACATTGGGAGCAGATTATGATATGGATGGAGTAGTTCGTTATAACGACTTTTTGGGAATTAGTTCGCATGAGCTTTTTCACTTTTGGAATATTATGCGTATTCGTCCGAAAGAACTTATGCCTTACGATTTGTCTAAAGAAACCTATTTTAAGACTGGTTTTGTAGCTGAAGGATTAACTACTTATTATGGCGATTATATTTTGTGTAGAAGTGGTGTTTGGTCGCAAGAATATTATCTTAAAGACTTTGAAACTTTACTAAAAAGACATTTTCATAATAATGGAAGACTTAATCTTTCTGTTGCTGATTCGTCGTATGATTTGTGGCTTGATGGCTATGAATTGGGTATTCCGAACCGAAAATCTTCAATTTATGTAGAAGGTGCAATGGCTGCTTTTATCTTGGATATGAAAATCAGAAAGTCTAGCAATAATGAAAAATCATTGGATAATGTAATGGTAAAAATGTGGGAAGATTTTGGCAAAAAAGAAATTGGATATTCGTTAGAAGATTACCACAATGTAGTTGATGAAGTAGCAGGCGAGCATATCAAAGATTATTTTGAGAAATGTATTTATTCACCAAATGCTTTAAATACCTATTTGAAAGAAGCCTTTGACTATATCGGAATTGAGAAAGAGTTTATCCATAACGACAATGAAATAGAAAGAAGATTAGGCTTAAAAACAGTCTTTCAAACCAATGGAGTGAATAATGGATATTTTGTAGTGGGCTTTTCTCCAACAAGTGAAGTAGCCAAATTCTTGACTGTCAATGATGAGATTGTAGCTATTGATTCTTATAAATTGGATGCTATCAATCCAAATACAATTTTGAAAAAAGCTGTTAAAGAAGGAAAATCAGAGATAGAAATTTCATTTTTTAGAGATAATCAACTTCATACTATCAAAACAAAATATGATGAAAATCAATATCCCAATATTAAATTGACTGTAAAGGAAGATGCAAGTGAAGAACAAAAAGAGAACTTGAAAAAATGGCTGATGCCTTTGGTATAA
- a CDS encoding MerC domain-containing protein, whose translation MKKYNLADITGIISSCTCMIHCMLTPVFIAFEMSFVTQPIFTYFFLLISFLAILKTTKKSSNKKINILLWFSFIAFSLSTLFEDAHEGLEYVAYFFAILIIIGHILNIRYCQTCKITTTQH comes from the coding sequence ATGAAAAAATATAATTTGGCAGATATAACAGGCATAATAAGTTCTTGTACTTGTATGATACATTGTATGCTTACTCCTGTATTTATAGCCTTTGAAATGAGTTTTGTTACTCAACCCATTTTTACTTATTTCTTTCTTTTAATTTCTTTTTTGGCAATTCTAAAAACGACTAAGAAGAGTTCGAATAAAAAAATAAATATTCTATTGTGGTTTTCTTTTATTGCTTTTTCACTTTCTACTTTATTTGAAGATGCTCATGAAGGATTAGAATATGTAGCTTATTTTTTTGCGATACTTATCATTATCGGACATATTTTGAATATAAGATATTGTCAGACATGTAAAATTACGACTACTCAACATTAA
- a CDS encoding M48 family metallopeptidase: MNSTSIYRIVFSSIFLLLLFTSSHSFAQKTTLDFNNYQTLEAKGEIPKPFLKRTSDFYETKREKNILTVDKDLEENKDKFDVISSYHLNQLLWSGSVLFGDTITTYVQEVGNKVLENYPDLQGKIYFYVTKEHSVNAFTTPEGFIFVNLGLLAHLDNEAQLAFILAHEITHFTKKHSINQFLYNEEVRNESKGSIARLLSRSKSLYEEQAKKSSYSKEQEIEADDEGWDIFSKTSYDLSEAVAAFEALKNSRYPFDTLVFESKFLNNSYVNLPDSFYYRDVTHFVEMPKLSAKEIEKIKTLQTHPDIEERKKIALTKMASKSENKGDKYLVSEDRFKLAQKIARFELCNLYLQEEQFVDAIYTALILESQYGKSKYSELCIVKALYGLAAYDIYGTRIYLEHPYNEINWKGRNWFYALEDLHHDQLAVLAASHLIEFADKYKEYEYFYYFVPKLFFEEKLQIGTLNLNEESITGEYMYQSTDDRNYIVSLRELVELGVMKEALIKIKNNQKVKDGELLHEGSGLKKGLKKLFELGYSEINTLEEQEEIDRVFNEYITKEADIYDHSTSSFRVTPGTPDFILKENMLLVRPVLVKIGAKKKKESWIDFFDKEQKELTTKVKEYNVMRNEERRFSCIAPDAFTAQDVEKYNDLASLYFSLGSYYSRDAVQQMKLVDIPQLKKLQEKYSTKYLARIIVILDKDDYGVFMQVQNLQNGLVTKEFIRTGSSYYDEEDTWQKKLKELFIY, from the coding sequence ATGAATTCTACTTCTATTTATCGCATTGTTTTTAGTAGCATATTTTTGTTGCTTCTGTTTACTAGTTCGCATAGTTTTGCTCAAAAGACTACTTTAGACTTCAATAACTACCAAACTTTAGAAGCAAAAGGAGAAATTCCAAAGCCATTTTTGAAACGTACGAGTGATTTTTATGAAACAAAAAGAGAAAAGAATATTCTTACTGTCGATAAAGATTTAGAAGAGAATAAAGATAAGTTTGATGTGATTTCTAGTTACCATTTGAATCAACTTCTTTGGAGTGGTTCGGTTTTGTTTGGAGACACAATTACTACTTATGTACAAGAGGTAGGTAATAAAGTATTAGAAAACTACCCAGATTTACAGGGAAAAATCTATTTTTATGTAACCAAAGAACATTCTGTAAATGCTTTTACTACGCCAGAAGGATTTATTTTTGTCAATTTAGGACTTTTGGCTCACTTAGATAATGAAGCACAACTTGCCTTTATTCTAGCTCATGAAATTACTCATTTTACCAAAAAACATAGTATTAATCAGTTTCTTTATAATGAAGAAGTAAGAAATGAAAGTAAAGGAAGTATTGCCCGTTTGCTTTCTAGGTCAAAATCACTTTACGAAGAACAGGCAAAGAAGAGTTCTTATTCCAAAGAACAAGAAATAGAAGCTGATGATGAAGGATGGGATATTTTTAGTAAAACCTCTTATGATTTATCAGAAGCCGTAGCTGCTTTTGAAGCCTTGAAAAACTCTCGCTATCCTTTTGATACACTTGTTTTTGAAAGTAAGTTTCTAAATAATTCGTATGTCAATCTACCTGATAGTTTTTATTATAGAGATGTTACTCATTTTGTAGAAATGCCAAAACTTAGTGCGAAGGAAATAGAAAAAATAAAAACACTACAAACCCACCCAGATATTGAAGAAAGAAAGAAAATTGCCTTGACAAAAATGGCTTCAAAATCTGAAAATAAAGGCGATAAATATTTAGTTTCAGAAGACCGTTTTAAGTTAGCTCAAAAAATAGCTCGTTTCGAACTTTGTAATCTTTATTTACAAGAAGAACAATTTGTAGATGCTATCTATACAGCTTTGATTTTGGAATCTCAATACGGCAAAAGTAAATATTCAGAACTTTGTATTGTAAAAGCTCTGTACGGTTTGGCAGCTTATGATATTTATGGAACACGAATTTATTTAGAACATCCTTATAATGAGATTAATTGGAAAGGTAGAAATTGGTTTTATGCTTTAGAAGATTTACATCACGACCAATTAGCCGTTTTGGCAGCTTCTCATTTGATAGAATTTGCTGATAAGTATAAGGAGTATGAGTATTTTTATTATTTTGTTCCAAAATTGTTTTTTGAAGAAAAATTACAAATTGGGACACTAAATCTCAATGAAGAAAGTATAACTGGTGAGTATATGTACCAATCTACTGATGATAGAAATTACATTGTTTCTCTTAGAGAATTAGTGGAACTAGGAGTAATGAAAGAGGCTTTGATAAAAATAAAAAACAATCAAAAGGTAAAGGATGGAGAGCTATTACATGAAGGGAGTGGATTAAAAAAAGGTTTGAAAAAACTCTTCGAATTGGGATATTCAGAAATAAACACCCTTGAGGAACAAGAAGAAATTGATAGAGTGTTTAACGAATACATTACTAAAGAAGCAGATATTTATGATCATTCTACATCTTCTTTCAGAGTAACTCCTGGTACTCCCGATTTTATTTTAAAAGAAAATATGCTTTTAGTGCGTCCTGTTTTAGTCAAAATTGGTGCAAAGAAAAAGAAAGAGTCTTGGATAGATTTTTTTGATAAAGAACAAAAAGAGCTAACAACAAAAGTAAAAGAATACAATGTAATGAGAAACGAAGAGCGTAGGTTCTCTTGCATAGCACCTGATGCTTTCACAGCTCAAGATGTAGAAAAATATAATGATTTGGCTAGTCTTTACTTTTCATTAGGTTCATATTATAGTAGAGATGCAGTACAACAAATGAAACTAGTTGATATTCCTCAGCTCAAAAAATTACAAGAAAAATACAGCACAAAATATTTAGCTCGTATAATTGTCATTTTAGATAAAGACGATTATGGTGTATTTATGCAAGTACAAAATCTACAAAATGGATTAGTTACAAAGGAGTTTATACGAACAGGTAGTTCCTACTATGACGAAGAAGATACTTGGCAGAAAAAATTAAAAGAATTATTTATTTACTAA
- the kdsA gene encoding 3-deoxy-8-phosphooctulonate synthase has product MTLYERLQKETFLIAGPCVIENEELLFEVAEHMVELSKKMGFLYIFKASFDKANRTSMESYRGPGLEKGLEALVKIKNKYQIPITTDIHEAYQAEIAAEVVDILQIPAFLCRQTDLLIKSGETGKIVNIKKAQFLTGRDMVYPAKKVESTGNHQIMLTERGTSFGNHNLVVDFRNIIDMKEMGYPVVMDVTHSVQKPSANNGTTGGNREYIPYFSKAAAAMGVKGFFMETHPNPDSALSDGPNMVELANMENVLKETFNHIMV; this is encoded by the coding sequence ATGACGCTCTACGAACGCCTACAAAAAGAAACTTTCCTTATTGCTGGTCCTTGTGTAATCGAAAACGAAGAACTACTCTTTGAGGTAGCCGAACACATGGTTGAGCTTTCCAAAAAAATGGGTTTTCTTTATATTTTTAAAGCCTCTTTCGATAAAGCAAACCGTACTTCTATGGAATCTTACCGAGGTCCTGGTTTAGAAAAAGGATTGGAAGCTCTAGTCAAAATCAAAAATAAATATCAAATTCCGATTACTACTGATATTCATGAAGCCTATCAAGCCGAAATTGCTGCTGAAGTAGTTGATATCCTTCAAATTCCTGCTTTTTTGTGCCGTCAGACCGACCTTTTAATTAAATCAGGAGAAACAGGAAAAATTGTAAATATCAAAAAAGCACAATTCTTAACAGGTAGAGATATGGTTTATCCTGCAAAAAAAGTAGAAAGTACAGGCAATCATCAAATTATGCTAACTGAACGTGGAACAAGTTTTGGAAATCATAATCTTGTTGTTGATTTTAGAAATATAATTGATATGAAAGAAATGGGTTATCCTGTCGTGATGGATGTAACTCATTCAGTTCAGAAACCAAGCGCAAACAACGGAACAACTGGAGGAAATAGAGAATATATTCCTTATTTTTCGAAGGCTGCTGCTGCTATGGGAGTAAAAGGCTTTTTTATGGAAACACATCCTAACCCTGACAGCGCACTTTCTGATGGTCCTAATATGGTAGAATTGGCAAATATGGAAAATGTATTGAAAGAAACTTTCAATCATATTATGGTATAA
- a CDS encoding transcriptional repressor, whose protein sequence is MKNTVAKTQIKELIESSSVALSPNEIKKIVKKVCSKVTVYRILDRLVDEEFIHKVMTPEGGVKYAATSKYCENYKPNHVHFSCKKCNRITCLKHIEATCKLHKAYEVEEVYCTIVGICPRCEK, encoded by the coding sequence ATGAAAAATACCGTAGCAAAAACCCAAATTAAAGAATTAATTGAGTCTTCGTCTGTGGCATTATCGCCCAACGAAATAAAAAAAATAGTAAAAAAAGTATGTAGTAAAGTAACAGTCTATCGTATTTTGGATAGATTAGTAGATGAGGAGTTCATTCATAAAGTCATGACACCTGAAGGAGGAGTCAAATATGCAGCGACTTCTAAGTATTGCGAAAATTACAAACCTAATCATGTTCATTTTAGCTGTAAAAAATGCAATAGAATTACCTGTCTCAAACATATTGAAGCTACTTGTAAATTACACAAAGCATACGAAGTGGAAGAAGTATATTGTACAATAGTGGGAATTTGTCCCAGATGTGAAAAGTAA
- a CDS encoding VWA domain-containing protein, protein MPIFLTEYSSAWIIVALLLGAGYAALLYYKRSSPWGKSWQKVLAAIRFLWVSVLAILLIGLLMQQFITRYENPTVVFAIDNSASILLQEDSTKINEALNSIQKTAQNLQEKGFDVEFKTLNNIENDSIKDNSDKINFNYTSSPISDLLKSIQSEFENRNLSNVVLLSDGAYNQGLAPDISPYSFSLQTIGVGDTVPKKDIILKSLFHNKMAYLGNQFPIVAEVTHTGFENREVTAVLSQNGKTISTQKVKFSSNQNDLKSIEFLVKAISKGIQHYVVTIVPQEGEFTTQNNTAHAYIDIIDSKEKILLVAAAPHPDIKAFRAAIEKNENYKFDIYLPYIYLPYLSSTKLEDKYDLIIYHQFPDKMGKPLPILEKLRKMTSAELFIIGAQSNYNVFNSLNTGVKIRPLGNQSDKVIPFWNSNFSKFYLTDEQKSRFASYPPALVPFADYEISSQAEIMLYQRVGNIQTKKPLVVMSEQNGKKTGVWLAENTWKWRLNEYADNKNQEGYDALLSKIIQYLSTKEDKRRFRVAPTASQFSTSDGVSFDVEVYNAIYEPLLGQNIRLEIKDEEGKTSTYTFTNNSSPFRYSASALPEGAYSFKATTQLDGKTEVSIGQFTVKEIKLESLNATADFGVMRRLAQQNKGNFYTLSNLQVLQDSLQNQIPTPTVFRSEQLSDVINLWWIMLLIVGFASFEWGVRKFQGGY, encoded by the coding sequence ATGCCTATCTTTTTAACAGAATATTCTAGTGCTTGGATAATTGTAGCTTTGCTTTTAGGAGCAGGTTATGCAGCTTTGTTGTATTACAAAAGAAGTTCGCCTTGGGGCAAAAGCTGGCAAAAAGTATTGGCTGCCATTCGTTTTTTGTGGGTTTCTGTTCTTGCAATCCTGTTGATAGGACTTTTGATGCAGCAATTTATTACTCGTTACGAAAATCCGACGGTTGTTTTTGCGATTGATAATTCGGCTTCTATTTTATTACAAGAAGATTCTACCAAAATAAATGAAGCTCTAAATTCTATCCAAAAAACGGCTCAAAACCTGCAAGAAAAAGGATTTGATGTAGAGTTTAAGACACTAAATAATATAGAAAATGACAGTATAAAAGATAATTCTGATAAAATAAATTTCAATTATACTTCTTCGCCAATTAGTGATTTATTAAAAAGCATTCAAAGTGAATTCGAAAATCGCAATCTTTCAAATGTAGTTTTGCTTTCTGATGGTGCTTATAATCAAGGACTTGCGCCTGATATTTCTCCTTATTCTTTTTCACTTCAAACTATTGGAGTGGGAGATACTGTTCCAAAAAAGGATATTATTCTTAAAAGTCTTTTTCATAACAAAATGGCTTATTTAGGAAATCAATTTCCAATAGTAGCAGAAGTTACGCATACAGGTTTTGAAAACAGGGAAGTTACAGCCGTTTTATCACAAAATGGAAAGACTATTTCTACTCAAAAAGTGAAGTTTAGTTCGAATCAAAACGACCTTAAAAGCATTGAGTTTTTGGTAAAAGCAATCTCAAAAGGTATTCAGCATTATGTTGTTACAATTGTGCCACAAGAAGGAGAGTTTACTACTCAAAATAACACAGCACATGCTTATATTGATATAATTGATAGTAAAGAAAAAATTCTTTTGGTGGCTGCTGCGCCTCATCCAGATATAAAAGCCTTTCGTGCAGCAATAGAAAAAAATGAAAATTATAAGTTTGATATTTACTTGCCTTATATTTATTTGCCTTATCTGAGTTCAACTAAATTAGAGGATAAATATGACCTTATTATTTATCATCAATTTCCTGATAAAATGGGAAAACCGTTGCCTATTTTAGAAAAACTTAGAAAAATGACTTCTGCCGAACTCTTCATTATTGGAGCGCAAAGCAACTACAATGTATTTAATTCATTAAATACTGGCGTAAAAATTCGTCCTTTAGGAAATCAATCCGATAAAGTAATTCCGTTTTGGAACTCTAATTTTTCAAAGTTTTATCTGACAGATGAACAAAAAAGTCGTTTTGCTTCCTATCCTCCTGCACTCGTTCCTTTTGCTGATTATGAAATTTCTTCACAGGCTGAAATAATGCTGTATCAACGAGTGGGAAATATTCAGACTAAAAAACCTTTAGTTGTGATGAGTGAACAAAATGGCAAAAAAACAGGAGTGTGGCTTGCTGAAAACACATGGAAATGGCGTTTGAATGAATATGCAGACAATAAAAACCAAGAAGGATATGATGCCCTTTTGAGTAAAATTATTCAATATCTTTCTACAAAAGAAGATAAAAGACGTTTTAGAGTTGCCCCAACAGCTTCTCAATTTTCTACTTCTGATGGAGTAAGTTTTGATGTAGAAGTTTATAATGCGATTTATGAACCTCTTTTAGGACAAAATATTCGTTTAGAAATCAAAGATGAAGAAGGAAAAACAAGTACTTATACCTTTACAAACAATTCTTCGCCATTTAGATATTCGGCTTCTGCGCTTCCAGAGGGTGCATATTCCTTTAAAGCAACTACTCAACTAGACGGAAAAACAGAAGTTTCAATCGGACAATTTACAGTAAAAGAAATAAAACTGGAAAGCCTAAATGCAACAGCAGATTTTGGTGTCATGCGAAGACTCGCACAGCAAAATAAAGGTAATTTTTATACACTTTCTAATCTACAAGTTTTACAAGACTCTCTGCAAAATCAGATTCCGACACCAACTGTTTTTAGAAGTGAACAGCTTTCAGATGTCATTAATCTGTGGTGGATTATGCTTTTGATTGTTGGTTTTGCAAGTTTTGAGTGGGGAGTACGTAAATTTCAAGGAGGATACTAG
- a CDS encoding GTP-binding protein, which produces MKITKTVKKLPVTLLSGFLGAGKTTLLNHILHNKEGLKVAVIVNDMSEVNIDANLVKSQNTLSRTEEKLVEMSNGCICCTLREDLMVEVEKLANENRFDYLLIENTGIGEPVPVAQTFSFVDEEKGIDLSKFSYIDTLVTVVDCFNFFKDFGTNELLLDRKLTDMEGDYRTIVNLLTDQIEFANVIILNKTDLVDETKLGTLKAMLQKLNPAAKIITSSFSKIEPKEILNTKLFDFEEAQNSAGWQKELQAGEHTPETEEYGISSFVFRNQKPFHPQRFWNYLSKAYPSGVIRAKGLFWLASRPNDAINFSQAGGSSRIERAGVWWASMPFSERMKYQSFAFNREEIESRWTKKWGDRMNELVFIGQDIDKEKMIAELEDCLLQQNEQKLFDSKAKFIDPFPYEM; this is translated from the coding sequence ATGAAAATCACAAAAACAGTAAAAAAACTCCCTGTAACCTTATTGAGTGGCTTTTTGGGCGCAGGAAAAACGACACTTCTCAATCACATTTTACACAATAAAGAAGGCTTAAAAGTAGCCGTTATTGTCAATGATATGAGTGAAGTAAATATAGACGCCAACTTAGTAAAAAGTCAAAATACGCTTTCACGTACAGAAGAAAAGCTCGTAGAGATGAGTAATGGATGTATTTGTTGTACGTTGCGAGAAGATTTGATGGTAGAAGTAGAAAAACTTGCTAATGAAAATAGATTTGATTATTTGCTTATCGAAAATACAGGCATTGGCGAACCTGTTCCTGTGGCACAAACATTTAGTTTTGTAGATGAGGAAAAAGGAATTGATTTATCTAAATTTAGTTACATAGATACATTAGTAACCGTTGTAGATTGTTTTAATTTCTTTAAAGATTTTGGAACAAATGAATTGCTTTTGGACAGAAAACTAACCGATATGGAAGGTGATTATCGTACTATTGTAAATCTACTGACTGACCAAATAGAGTTTGCTAATGTAATTATTTTGAACAAAACAGATTTGGTTGATGAGACTAAATTAGGCACATTAAAGGCAATGCTTCAAAAGCTCAATCCTGCTGCAAAAATAATTACTTCATCGTTTAGCAAAATAGAACCAAAAGAAATTTTGAATACTAAACTTTTTGACTTTGAAGAAGCTCAAAATTCGGCTGGTTGGCAGAAAGAGTTACAAGCAGGAGAACATACTCCTGAAACGGAAGAATATGGTATTTCATCTTTTGTATTTAGGAATCAAAAACCATTTCATCCACAACGATTTTGGAATTATCTGAGTAAAGCCTATCCAAGTGGAGTTATTAGAGCAAAAGGATTATTTTGGTTAGCATCAAGACCTAACGATGCGATTAATTTTAGTCAAGCTGGAGGTTCTTCTCGTATCGAAAGAGCAGGTGTTTGGTGGGCAAGTATGCCTTTTTCAGAACGAATGAAATATCAATCTTTTGCTTTTAATAGAGAAGAAATTGAAAGTAGATGGACTAAAAAATGGGGAGATAGAATGAACGAACTTGTATTTATTGGACAAGATATAGACAAAGAAAAAATGATAGCCGAACTTGAAGACTGTTTATTACAACAAAATGAACAAAAATTATTTGATTCGAAAGCCAAATTTATTGACCCTTTTCCTTACGAAATGTAA